The genomic window CATCCAATTACGCGTATACTTACGACCCCATGGGAAGGCTCCTTACGGTCACAAAAGACGGCGTTCTCGTGGAAGAATACCGGTATGATCCCAACGGCACCCGGAATTATGAGATGAACGCCCGGCGGGGAATTACCGGAAGAACCCTGACCTATTCCCTGGAAGACCACCTGATGACGGCGGGAACCGTGACTTACCAGTACGATTTGGATGGATTTCTTGTCAGCAAGATGGACGGCGCCGATGTAACGACGTACAATTATTCCTCGAGAGGAGAACTGCTCTCCGTATCCCTGCCGGACGGCGCCACCATCGAATATCGGCACGATCCCCTGGGAAGAAGGATCGCCAAACTCATGAACGGCACCGTTATGGAAAAATATCTATGGCAGGGAATGACACGACTCTTGGCAATTTACGACGGCTCCGACAACCTGCTCATGCGGTTCGATTATGCGGACGGCCGAATGCCGGTATCCTTGACAAAGGACGGAATGATTTATTATATGAGTTATGATCAAGTCGGTTCTTTGAAAACGGTTTCCGATGCATCCGGTGCAGTGGTAAAATCCATTGAATACGATTCCTTCGGCAACATCCTCGCCGACACCAATCCCGCGTTCGAAGTGCCTTTCGGGTTTGCCGGCGGCCTCCATGACCGGGATACCGGGCTGGTCAGATTCGGGTACAGGGATTATGATCCGGATGTTGGGCGGTGGGCTGGTAAGGATCCTATTGGGTTTTATGGTGGGGATACGGATTTTTATGGGTATTGTTTTAACGTAACGATTCACTCCCCCCTTTAGTAATAAGGTAGTTAAATCGATGAGATTGAAGGGGGGTAGTTCCCTTTGCGACCGGCAGCAATAGCTTCAGCTATATAACTCCATGGGTCGATATTTCTCGCTCTACAAGTTTCTACCACACTAATGAAGGCGGCATATGAACGACTGCCTTCATCAGTTCTTGTTCCAAAAGTTATCCTTCTGAAGATTACCGACTGGCGCAAAGCCCTCTCGGCATCATTATTGGTAGCTGGAAGGCCAGGATTTTTGACAAACGCCACCACCGCATCCCAATCGTTTAAAATTTCCTTTGCCAAGGCTTTCAATTTCGGATGATCAAAATTTGCTCCCAGGTTGCAGGCTCTTTTTAGTCGGGCGAGAATCGGCCTGCATTTTTTCGGGCCATTCTCGCCATCGGCCATTGCTTTTATTAGGCCTCTTAGCTCTCTCAAAAACCAATCTCCGATCCTGTTAACATTTTTATCTATAACACCTGTCAATGCTATTGCCTTTCGAATTAAATGTGCCAGACATCTTTGACGCTTCTCATGAGATCGATAGGCAAAATATCCATCGGTTATCAACCAACCGAAAAATGAATCAGTAATTAAATTGAGCAATTCTTCTTTTTTACGAGTGCCTATATAATATACGATAACTTTGGCTGATACCGCCACCCAAAGCCATAACATTTTTCCTTTCTGGTACCAGGGTGTTTCATCCAGATTGACTTTTTCTTGTTCCTGTAGTTCCTCCACCAACTGATCAACAACCGGGTAACATGCAATACCTGCCTCTCGTATGCATTTGCATATTGTCCCAATGCCTAATTCGAACTTGTACCAGGATAACAAGAAATCTCGAATTTTTTTCCGGGACATTCCATAACGTCGATTCAATGCAGCAATAAAAGTTGCCAACATTGGCCCAACAAGGCTATTTTCAGATAACTTTATATTGCGCTTTCGCCCCTCAACAGTCGAAATATAACCTTCACCCGGACAGGAAATGTTTCTATGGCCACACGAACAGGTACTTTCATAATAATAATGAAGAGTGCATATAATGCGAGCACACTTGTTTTCTATTTCGAGCTCATAGGTGTAATGCCCCGAATAGAGTAACGGTTTTTCCTCAAGTTTTTTATTGCAGAGTACACACTGCTGCGGATGATGATGCTCGATCCTCTCCGCCACAGGTTTTTCAGTTCTCCAATGTCCCTCTGATCCAGGTTGTTTTCCTGGTTTACGCTTTGTTGACTTATCTTCAGGCGTTTCTTTTGATTGATCTTCTATTTCTGATTCGTCTGATTCCTTTTGATCTTCCGGTATTTCTCCTGCATCATTTTCGTCCTCCCCTGCCTCTTTTTTGTATGGATTATCTGAAGACGGTGGTTTCGAACTGTTCTTTGAATCCTGATTCAATCGTTCGACAGCCTCACACAATTGAGCACGCAGTCTCAGTGTCAGATTTATTAAATCC from Chitinivibrionales bacterium includes these protein-coding regions:
- a CDS encoding IS66 family transposase: MMKLTPDDLAQISLDSLEKMKKSDLINLTLRLRAQLCEAVERLNQDSKNSSKPPSSDNPYKKEAGEDENDAGEIPEDQKESDESEIEDQSKETPEDKSTKRKPGKQPGSEGHWRTEKPVAERIEHHHPQQCVLCNKKLEEKPLLYSGHYTYELEIENKCARIICTLHYYYESTCSCGHRNISCPGEGYISTVEGRKRNIKLSENSLVGPMLATFIAALNRRYGMSRKKIRDFLLSWYKFELGIGTICKCIREAGIACYPVVDQLVEELQEQEKVNLDETPWYQKGKMLWLWVAVSAKVIVYYIGTRKKEELLNLITDSFFGWLITDGYFAYRSHEKRQRCLAHLIRKAIALTGVIDKNVNRIGDWFLRELRGLIKAMADGENGPKKCRPILARLKRACNLGANFDHPKLKALAKEILNDWDAVVAFVKNPGLPATNNDAERALRQSVIFRRITFGTRTDEGSRSYAAFISVVETCRARNIDPWSYIAEAIAAGRKGNYPPSISSI